A genomic region of Herbaspirillum sp. DW155 contains the following coding sequences:
- a CDS encoding FAD-linked oxidase C-terminal domain-containing protein, whose product MNHLVDARKLKRPVPQALLDELKALFGERCSTTLAMREHHGRDESSYDPMLPDAVVFARSTEEVAAFVKLCSQYDTPIIPYGAGTSLEGHVLALQGGVTVDLSQMNQVLAVNAEDLTATVQAGVTRKQLNQEIKDTGLFFPIDPGADASLGGMASTRASGTNAVRYGTMKENTLTLTVVTAQGEIIKTGTRAKKSSAGYDLTRVYVGSEGTLGIITEVTVRLYPQPEAISAAICSFPTVADAVNTVIQTIQMGVPLARVELLDENGVRAINAHDKLSLPVNPLLLFEFHGSENGVKEQAELVQDIAREFHALGFEWATRPEDRTRLWTARHNAYFALLQMRPGARAISTDCCVPISRLAECVLATKADCEEQGLIHAIIGHVGDGNFHVQMMVDPNDPADIARAEGVNARMVARALGMDGTCTGEHGVGLHKMDFLIQEHGEGAIAVMRAIKHALDPKNIMNPGKILRWEQ is encoded by the coding sequence ATGAATCACCTAGTTGATGCCCGGAAACTGAAACGCCCCGTTCCCCAGGCCCTGCTCGACGAGCTCAAGGCCCTCTTCGGCGAGCGCTGCTCCACCACCCTGGCCATGCGCGAGCATCATGGCCGTGACGAATCCTCCTACGATCCCATGCTGCCGGACGCCGTGGTCTTCGCCCGCAGCACCGAGGAAGTGGCCGCCTTCGTCAAGCTGTGCAGCCAGTACGATACCCCTATCATTCCCTATGGTGCCGGCACTTCGCTGGAAGGTCACGTGCTGGCCCTGCAGGGTGGCGTGACGGTGGATCTGTCGCAGATGAACCAGGTGCTGGCCGTCAACGCCGAAGACCTGACCGCCACTGTCCAGGCCGGCGTCACCCGCAAGCAGCTGAATCAGGAGATCAAGGACACGGGTCTCTTCTTCCCCATCGATCCCGGTGCCGATGCCTCGCTGGGCGGCATGGCCTCGACCCGCGCTTCCGGTACCAATGCCGTGCGCTACGGCACGATGAAGGAAAACACCCTGACCCTGACCGTGGTCACGGCCCAGGGCGAGATCATCAAGACCGGCACCCGCGCCAAGAAATCCTCGGCCGGCTATGACCTCACCCGCGTGTACGTGGGCAGCGAAGGCACGCTGGGCATCATCACCGAAGTGACCGTGCGCCTGTATCCGCAGCCTGAAGCGATCTCGGCGGCGATCTGCTCCTTCCCCACCGTGGCCGATGCCGTCAATACCGTCATCCAGACCATCCAGATGGGCGTGCCGCTGGCGCGTGTGGAGCTGCTCGATGAAAACGGCGTGCGCGCCATCAATGCCCACGACAAGCTGAGCCTGCCGGTCAATCCGCTGCTGCTGTTCGAATTCCACGGCAGCGAGAATGGCGTCAAGGAACAGGCCGAGCTGGTGCAGGACATCGCCAGGGAATTCCATGCGCTCGGTTTCGAATGGGCCACCCGTCCCGAAGACCGCACCCGCCTGTGGACCGCCCGTCACAACGCCTACTTTGCGCTGCTGCAAATGCGCCCCGGTGCGCGCGCGATTTCCACCGACTGCTGCGTGCCGATCTCGCGCCTGGCCGAATGCGTGCTGGCCACCAAGGCCGACTGCGAAGAGCAGGGCCTGATCCACGCCATCATCGGTCACGTCGGCGATGGCAACTTCCACGTGCAGATGATGGTGGACCCCAACGACCCCGCCGACATCGCCCGCGCCGAAGGGGTCAACGCCCGCATGGTGGCGCGTGCTCTGGGCATGGATGGTACCTGCACCGGCGAGCATGGCGTGGGCCTGCACAAGATGGATTTCCTGATCCAGGAACATGGCGAGGGCGCCATTGCCGTCATGCGCGCCATCAAGCATGCGCTGGACCCGAAGAACATCATGAACCCCGGCAAGATCCTGCGCTGGGAGCAGTGA
- a CDS encoding polyprenyl synthetase family protein, with amino-acid sequence MNAQMPAASAQAPLDFADWMRQVQGGMEDVLDRFLPSSSVVPARLHEAMRYTAMDGGKRVRPLLVYAAGDIFDTPRALLDRAAAAVEMIHVYSLVHDDMPCMDDDALRRGKPTVHVQYDEATALLVGDALQAQAFDILSAPLEAELGKSDAGLPARQLRMLNLLAQAAGSVGMCGGQAIDLASVGMTLSLAELEQMHRLKTGALLRAAVLLGALGGKALTAAESAALDEYARAIGLAFQVVDDILDATADSATLGKTAGKDAADNKPTYVSILGLAESQALAEKLRGNAHAALAPFGEKARRLRELADLIVQRKT; translated from the coding sequence ATGAATGCACAGATGCCGGCCGCCAGCGCGCAGGCCCCGCTTGATTTCGCCGACTGGATGCGCCAGGTGCAAGGCGGCATGGAAGACGTGCTGGATCGTTTCCTGCCCTCGTCGTCGGTCGTGCCGGCGCGGCTGCACGAAGCCATGCGCTACACCGCCATGGACGGCGGCAAGCGCGTGCGTCCGCTGCTGGTCTACGCCGCCGGTGACATCTTCGATACCCCGCGCGCCCTGCTGGACCGGGCCGCTGCGGCCGTGGAGATGATCCACGTGTATTCGCTGGTGCATGACGACATGCCCTGCATGGATGACGATGCGCTGCGCCGTGGCAAGCCCACCGTGCACGTGCAGTATGACGAAGCCACGGCGCTGCTGGTCGGTGACGCCCTGCAGGCGCAGGCCTTCGATATCTTGTCGGCACCGCTGGAGGCCGAACTTGGCAAGAGCGATGCCGGCCTGCCGGCACGTCAGCTGCGCATGCTGAATCTGCTGGCCCAGGCCGCCGGTTCGGTAGGCATGTGCGGTGGTCAGGCCATCGACCTGGCCAGCGTGGGCATGACCCTCTCGCTGGCCGAGCTGGAACAGATGCACCGCCTGAAAACCGGCGCCCTCCTGCGCGCGGCGGTGCTGCTGGGTGCACTTGGCGGCAAGGCTCTCACGGCAGCGGAAAGCGCGGCCCTGGACGAATACGCCCGCGCCATCGGCCTGGCCTTCCAGGTAGTCGATGACATCCTCGACGCCACCGCCGACTCGGCCACATTGGGCAAGACGGCCGGCAAGGATGCGGCCGACAACAAGCCGACCTATGTCTCGATCCTGGGCCTGGCCGAATCGCAGGCACTGGCCGAGAAGCTGCGCGGCAACGCCCATGCGGCGCTGGCGCCCTTCGGCGAGAAGGCGCGCCGGCTGCGCGAACTGGCCGACCTGATCGTGCAGAGAAAGACCTAA
- a CDS encoding LysR substrate-binding domain-containing protein, producing MATRLPPVHALSAFEAAARHNSFAIAAEELCITPSALSHRIRLLEEFVGERLFYRDGRSIGLSEFGRRYLDVVRSALRTLTDFPMPHRNAAMQPKIKVMLPPTFARHLLMPRIADFTQRHPEIVVELYLSVPLYDLSLSESDVEIRFGAGNYPNIITEKLFEEPAFAVASPAYLKTLPPMKSPGDLQHATLLRSALEPWQPWFEAAGLKDWVEPSSGLRVDDLGLLLEAVRHGYGIGLTRQHFAEELLARGEIVELFDVRLRTPPHAYYVVYERAVRERPEVDTFINWMQNAFRSL from the coding sequence ATGGCCACCCGCCTTCCCCCCGTCCATGCCCTGTCCGCCTTCGAGGCGGCAGCCCGTCACAATTCGTTCGCGATTGCCGCCGAGGAACTGTGCATCACCCCCTCGGCGCTGTCGCACCGTATCCGTCTGCTGGAAGAGTTCGTGGGCGAGCGCCTGTTCTATCGCGACGGCCGCTCCATCGGCCTGTCCGAATTCGGCCGCCGCTATCTGGACGTGGTGCGCAGCGCCTTGCGCACGCTGACCGATTTCCCCATGCCGCATCGCAATGCCGCCATGCAACCCAAGATCAAGGTGATGTTGCCGCCGACCTTTGCGCGCCACCTGTTGATGCCGCGCATTGCCGACTTCACCCAGCGCCATCCGGAGATCGTGGTCGAGCTGTATCTCTCGGTGCCGCTGTATGACCTGTCCCTGTCGGAGAGTGATGTCGAGATCCGCTTCGGCGCCGGCAACTATCCCAACATCATCACCGAGAAGCTGTTCGAGGAACCGGCCTTCGCTGTGGCCAGCCCCGCCTACCTGAAGACCCTGCCGCCGATGAAGTCGCCCGGCGACCTGCAGCACGCCACCCTGCTGCGTTCGGCGCTGGAGCCGTGGCAACCCTGGTTCGAGGCGGCGGGCCTGAAGGACTGGGTGGAACCTTCGTCGGGTTTGCGCGTGGACGATCTCGGCCTGCTGCTGGAAGCGGTGCGCCACGGTTACGGCATCGGCCTGACGCGCCAGCATTTCGCTGAAGAACTGCTGGCCCGGGGCGAGATCGTGGAGCTGTTCGACGTGCGCCTGCGCACCCCGCCGCACGCCTACTACGTGGTCTACGAGCGCGCCGTGCGCGAGCGGCCCGAGGTCGATACCTTCATCAACTGGATGCAGAACGCCTTCCGCAGCCTCTGA
- a CDS encoding aromatic ring-hydroxylating dioxygenase subunit alpha: protein MSDLATFAKLARSNAQLPVHVYFDEPLYQRELKQLFQQGPRYVGHELMVPNAGDYSTLPWENEGRMLVRNAQGIELLSNVCRHRQAKMLDGRGNANNIVCPLHRWTYDLKGELIGAPHFGETPCMNLSKTPLQSWNGLLFENNGVNIADKLRNLGVTRDLDFSGYLYDHTEVHECDYNWKTFIEVYLEDYHVEPFHPGLGNFVSCSDLKWEFGRDYSVQTVGVNHGLIKSGSPTYAKWQEKLLQFSNGQPPKYGAIWLTLYPNIMVEWYPHVLVVSTLWPTGPQKTTNVVEFYYPEEIALFERELVEAERAAYMETCVEDDEIAQRMDAGRRILMDRGTSEVGPYQSPMEDGMQHFHEWYRQQLEVPQGTSTP from the coding sequence ATGTCCGATCTTGCTACTTTTGCCAAATTGGCGCGCTCAAACGCGCAACTTCCAGTCCACGTCTACTTCGACGAACCGCTCTATCAGCGGGAACTGAAACAACTCTTCCAGCAAGGACCTCGTTACGTCGGCCATGAGCTGATGGTGCCGAACGCCGGCGACTATTCCACGCTGCCGTGGGAAAACGAAGGCCGCATGCTGGTGCGCAATGCGCAGGGTATTGAACTGCTGTCCAACGTATGCCGCCACCGCCAGGCCAAGATGCTCGATGGCCGCGGCAACGCCAACAACATCGTCTGTCCCCTGCATCGCTGGACCTATGATCTGAAGGGTGAACTGATCGGCGCGCCGCATTTCGGCGAGACGCCGTGCATGAACCTGTCCAAGACCCCGCTGCAGAGCTGGAACGGACTGCTGTTCGAAAACAATGGCGTCAACATCGCCGACAAGCTCAGGAACCTGGGCGTGACGCGCGATCTGGATTTCTCCGGCTACCTGTACGACCACACCGAAGTCCACGAGTGCGACTACAACTGGAAGACCTTCATCGAGGTCTACCTGGAGGATTACCACGTCGAGCCCTTCCATCCCGGCCTGGGCAACTTCGTGAGCTGCTCGGACCTGAAGTGGGAGTTCGGCCGCGACTACAGCGTCCAGACCGTGGGCGTGAACCACGGCCTGATCAAGTCCGGCTCGCCCACCTATGCCAAGTGGCAGGAAAAGCTGCTGCAATTCTCCAACGGCCAGCCGCCCAAATACGGCGCCATCTGGCTCACGCTCTACCCCAACATCATGGTGGAGTGGTATCCGCACGTGCTGGTGGTGTCCACGCTCTGGCCGACCGGTCCGCAGAAGACCACCAACGTGGTGGAGTTCTACTATCCGGAAGAGATCGCCCTGTTCGAACGCGAACTGGTCGAGGCCGAGCGCGCCGCCTACATGGAGACCTGCGTCGAGGATGACGAGATCGCCCAGCGCATGGATGCCGGCCGTCGTATACTGATGGATCGCGGCACCAGCGAAGTCGGTCCCTACCAGTCGCCCATGGAAGACGGCATGCAGCACTTCCACGAATGGTATCGCCAGCAGCTCGAGGTGCCACAGGGAACCAGCACACCATAA
- a CDS encoding DMT family transporter, which yields MQSLWMLVASFLFAVMGVCVKLASSYYTTSEIVLCRGMIGVLFILGLIRLRGGTLRTPFPRDHFIRGGVGVVSLWMWFYSFSLLPIATATTLNYMSSIWIAVMLFVAGWWQGHKKFEWGLAGTVALSFLGVALLMRPSLNADQLLGGAISLASGVLSALVYLQVRKLGLLGEPEYRVVFYFSATGVLAGLVGSVVTGRVPLWHSHSWAGVLLVLMIGLTATTAQIAMTRAYRLGNTLVTANLQYTGIVFSSLFGVLIWNDAPGWIGWLGMAIILASGMLATYRNQRKSQPVAKNVPKVDPIATEV from the coding sequence ATGCAATCGCTCTGGATGCTCGTTGCTTCATTCCTCTTTGCCGTCATGGGCGTGTGCGTCAAGCTCGCCAGCAGTTATTACACGACCTCCGAGATCGTGCTCTGCCGGGGCATGATCGGCGTGCTTTTCATCCTCGGCCTGATCCGCCTGCGCGGCGGCACGCTGCGTACGCCCTTCCCACGGGACCACTTCATCCGTGGAGGCGTCGGGGTGGTCTCGCTGTGGATGTGGTTCTACTCCTTCAGCCTGCTGCCGATTGCCACGGCCACCACGCTGAACTACATGTCCTCGATCTGGATCGCGGTCATGCTGTTCGTGGCCGGATGGTGGCAGGGCCACAAGAAATTCGAATGGGGCCTGGCCGGCACGGTGGCGCTGAGCTTCCTGGGTGTGGCGCTGTTGATGCGTCCCTCGCTGAACGCCGATCAGTTGCTGGGCGGCGCCATCTCGCTGGCCTCGGGCGTGCTCTCGGCGCTGGTCTACCTGCAGGTGCGCAAGCTGGGACTGCTGGGGGAACCGGAGTACCGGGTGGTGTTCTACTTTTCTGCCACGGGCGTGCTGGCCGGACTGGTCGGGAGCGTGGTCACGGGCCGCGTGCCGCTGTGGCACAGCCATTCGTGGGCAGGTGTGCTGCTGGTGCTCATGATAGGCTTGACGGCCACCACCGCGCAGATCGCCATGACGCGCGCCTACCGGCTCGGCAATACGCTGGTGACGGCCAACCTGCAATACACGGGCATCGTCTTTTCCAGCCTCTTCGGGGTGCTGATCTGGAACGATGCGCCGGGCTGGATCGGCTGGCTGGGCATGGCGATCATCCTGGCCAGCGGCATGCTGGCCACCTATCGCAACCAGCGCAAGAGCCAGCCGGTGGCAAAGAACGTGCCCAAGGTCGACCCGATCGCCACCGAAGTATAG
- a CDS encoding cob(I)yrinic acid a,c-diamide adenosyltransferase, whose translation MGNRLSKIATRTGDDGSTGLGDGSRVGKDNLRIQALGDVDELNSQLGLLLCETLPAALREELVSIQHDLFDLGGELCIPGYVVLADAHLARLDALLEKYNATLPPLKEFILPGGSRTAALAHVCRTVCRRAERSVVMLEKAEAGVNAPARQYLNRLSDLCFVLARVLNREAGGQDVLWQKGRER comes from the coding sequence ATGGGCAACCGACTTTCCAAGATCGCCACCCGTACCGGCGACGACGGCAGCACCGGCCTGGGCGATGGTAGCCGCGTGGGCAAGGACAACCTGCGCATCCAGGCGCTGGGCGACGTGGATGAACTGAATTCGCAGCTGGGCCTGCTGCTGTGCGAGACCCTGCCGGCGGCGCTGCGCGAGGAGCTGGTCTCGATCCAGCATGACCTGTTCGACCTGGGCGGGGAGCTTTGCATTCCGGGTTATGTGGTGCTGGCCGATGCCCATCTGGCGCGGCTCGATGCCCTGCTGGAAAAGTACAACGCCACCCTGCCCCCGCTGAAGGAATTCATCCTGCCGGGCGGCTCGCGTACTGCCGCGCTGGCGCACGTATGCCGCACCGTGTGCCGCCGCGCCGAGCGCAGCGTGGTGATGCTGGAGAAGGCCGAGGCGGGAGTGAATGCACCGGCGCGGCAATATCTGAACCGGCTTTCGGACCTGTGCTTCGTGCTGGCGCGGGTGCTCAACCGTGAAGCAGGCGGACAGGATGTGTTGTGGCAGAAGGGGCGGGAACGCTGA
- a CDS encoding FAD-linked oxidase C-terminal domain-containing protein → MNAPAQPSFAPARQREVVDALRRAVPAHCVLSDEEDTRPYECDGLAAYRQLPMVVVLPENEAQVIAVMKTCHALQVPIVPRGAGTGLSGGAMPIADGVVLSTAKFNQILKMDKYSRTAVVQPGVRNLAISEAAAPHGLYYAPDPSSQIACSIGGNVAENSGGVHCLKYGLTVHNVLRVRMVSIEGEVVELGSGALDAPGLDLLAVFIGSEGMLGVVTEVTVKLVPKPQAARVIMASFDDVVKGGNAVANVIAAGIIPAGLEMMDKTSSRMVEPFVKAGYDIDAEAILLCESDGTVEEVEEEIGRMTDVLNASGATAIACSQSEAERLRFWSGRKNAFPAAGRISPDYYCMDGTIPRKKLADVLLGIAEMEKKYGLRCANVFHAGDGNLHPLILFDANLADEFHRAELFGAEILELCVEVGGTITGEHGVGIEKINSMCVQFSPAEREAFFKLKRAFDPAFLLNPDKAIPTLHRCAEYGKMHVQRGQLRFPDLPRF, encoded by the coding sequence ATGAATGCTCCCGCCCAACCGTCCTTTGCGCCGGCCCGCCAGCGCGAAGTCGTCGATGCCCTGCGCCGGGCCGTGCCCGCGCACTGCGTGCTGTCCGACGAGGAAGACACCCGCCCCTACGAATGCGACGGCCTGGCCGCCTATCGCCAGCTGCCCATGGTGGTGGTGCTGCCCGAGAACGAGGCCCAGGTCATCGCCGTCATGAAGACCTGCCATGCCCTGCAGGTGCCGATCGTGCCGCGCGGTGCCGGCACCGGCCTCTCCGGTGGTGCCATGCCGATTGCCGATGGCGTGGTGCTCTCCACGGCCAAGTTCAACCAGATCCTCAAGATGGACAAATATTCGCGCACCGCCGTGGTCCAGCCCGGCGTGCGCAACCTGGCCATCTCCGAAGCGGCGGCCCCGCACGGCCTGTATTACGCGCCGGACCCGTCTTCGCAGATCGCCTGTTCCATCGGCGGCAACGTGGCCGAGAATTCCGGCGGCGTGCACTGCCTGAAATACGGTCTGACCGTGCATAACGTGCTGCGCGTGCGCATGGTCAGCATCGAAGGCGAGGTGGTCGAACTGGGCAGCGGCGCCCTGGATGCGCCGGGCCTGGACCTGCTGGCCGTCTTCATCGGTTCCGAAGGCATGCTGGGCGTGGTCACCGAAGTCACCGTCAAGCTGGTGCCCAAGCCGCAGGCGGCGCGCGTGATCATGGCGTCCTTCGATGACGTTGTGAAGGGCGGCAATGCGGTGGCCAACGTGATCGCGGCCGGCATCATCCCGGCCGGATTGGAGATGATGGACAAGACCAGCTCGCGCATGGTCGAGCCCTTCGTCAAGGCCGGCTATGACATCGATGCCGAAGCCATCCTGCTGTGCGAATCCGACGGCACCGTGGAAGAAGTGGAAGAAGAAATCGGCCGCATGACCGATGTGCTCAACGCCAGCGGCGCCACCGCCATCGCCTGCTCGCAGAGCGAAGCCGAGCGCTTGCGTTTCTGGTCCGGCCGCAAGAATGCCTTCCCGGCAGCAGGCCGCATCTCGCCCGACTACTACTGCATGGATGGCACCATCCCGCGCAAGAAGCTGGCCGACGTGTTGCTGGGCATCGCCGAGATGGAAAAGAAATACGGCCTGCGCTGCGCCAACGTGTTCCATGCGGGCGACGGCAACCTGCATCCGCTGATCCTTTTCGATGCCAACCTCGCCGACGAATTCCACCGCGCCGAACTGTTCGGTGCCGAAATCCTGGAGCTGTGCGTGGAAGTGGGCGGCACCATCACCGGTGAACACGGCGTGGGCATCGAGAAGATCAACTCCATGTGCGTGCAGTTTTCGCCGGCCGAGCGCGAGGCTTTCTTCAAGTTGAAGCGCGCCTTCGATCCGGCCTTCCTGCTCAATCCTGATAAAGCCATTCCCACCCTGCATCGCTGTGCCGAGTACGGCAAGATGCACGTGCAGCGCGGCCAGCTGCGCTTCCCCGATCTGCCGAGATTCTGA
- a CDS encoding exodeoxyribonuclease VII small subunit, which produces MPRTSAAAATADLPASFEQAMEELEQLVARMEAGELPLEASVAAYKRGSELVRFCAGQLDKVDSQVKLLEGDMLKPFSAADAAGGDE; this is translated from the coding sequence ATGCCTAGAACCTCTGCCGCTGCTGCCACTGCCGACTTGCCCGCTTCCTTCGAGCAGGCCATGGAGGAACTGGAACAGCTCGTCGCCCGCATGGAAGCCGGTGAACTGCCGCTGGAAGCGTCGGTGGCCGCCTACAAGCGCGGCTCCGAACTGGTCAGGTTCTGCGCCGGCCAGCTCGACAAGGTGGACAGCCAGGTCAAGCTGCTCGAAGGCGACATGCTCAAGCCCTTCAGCGCAGCCGATGCTGCCGGCGGGGACGAGTGA
- a CDS encoding sulfurtransferase: MTYQTLISASELKSRAQYLNIVVVDCRHDLTNPAYGREAYAAGHLPQARFAHLDELLSGPKTDAAGRFHGRHPLPDRQQFVQAMRALGINNDTQVVAYDAHGGMYAARLWWLLRWIGHSDVAVLDGGMAAWQALGESLTTQTPAPAEPGNIQDLSPLVKTVDAQTLLDNLKSQALQVVDARAPDRFRGENETIDAVGGHIPGAKNRFFKDNLQADGHFKSAAQLREEWLSVLGDPQAAVMQCGSGVTACHNLLALEVAGLPGAHLYPGSWSEWSSDPQRPVATGN; the protein is encoded by the coding sequence ATGACCTACCAAACCCTCATCAGCGCCAGCGAGTTGAAGTCGCGTGCGCAATATCTGAACATTGTGGTCGTGGATTGCCGTCATGACCTCACCAATCCCGCCTACGGCCGCGAAGCCTACGCCGCCGGCCACCTGCCGCAGGCACGCTTTGCCCATCTGGATGAGCTGCTCTCGGGCCCCAAGACCGATGCCGCCGGGCGCTTCCATGGCCGTCATCCGCTGCCGGATCGCCAGCAGTTCGTGCAGGCCATGCGCGCGCTGGGCATCAACAACGATACCCAGGTGGTGGCGTATGACGCCCACGGCGGCATGTACGCGGCGCGTCTGTGGTGGCTGCTGCGCTGGATCGGCCACAGCGACGTGGCCGTGCTCGACGGTGGCATGGCGGCCTGGCAGGCGCTGGGCGAATCGCTGACCACCCAGACGCCGGCACCGGCTGAGCCGGGCAACATCCAGGATCTTTCCCCGCTGGTGAAGACGGTGGATGCGCAAACCCTGCTCGACAATCTCAAGAGCCAGGCGCTGCAGGTGGTCGATGCGCGCGCACCGGACCGCTTCCGTGGCGAGAACGAAACCATCGATGCGGTGGGCGGGCATATTCCGGGCGCGAAGAATCGCTTCTTCAAGGACAACCTGCAAGCCGATGGCCACTTCAAGAGTGCGGCGCAATTGCGTGAGGAATGGCTGTCAGTGCTAGGTGATCCGCAGGCTGCGGTCATGCAGTGCGGGTCCGGGGTGACGGCTTGCCACAACCTGCTGGCGCTGGAAGTGGCGGGCCTGCCGGGCGCCCATCTGTATCCGGGCTCGTGGAGCGAATGGAGCTCCGATCCGCAACGCCCTGTCGCAACCGGCAACTGA
- the dxs gene encoding 1-deoxy-D-xylulose-5-phosphate synthase: MLLTTINDPADLRRLSRHQLKPLAEELRGFLLDSVSKTGGHLSSNLGTVELTIALHYVFNTPEDRIVWDVGHQTYPHKILTGRRERMATLRQQEGISGFPRRIESQYDTFGTAHSSTSISAALGMALAAKTQGSDRHAIAVIGDGAMTAGMAFEALNNAGVHEDINLLVILNDNDMSISPPVGALNRYLARLMSGKFYATARDVGKSVLPGPVLELAKRLEEHAKGMVVPATMFEEFGFNYIGPIDGHDLDSLIPTLQNLKNLKGPQFLHVVTKKGQGYKLAEADPVLYHGPGKFNPSEGIKPSAGGKLTYTQVFGEWLCDMAAADDRLVGITPAMREGSGMVGFEKKFPNRYYDVGIAEQHAVTFAAGMACEGMKPVVAIYSTFLQRAYDQLIHDVALQNLDVTFALDRAGLVGADGATHAGNYDLAFLRCIPNMVVMAASDEDECRKMLSTAYQYPGPASVRYPRGAGIGAAVDKTLETLPLGKGEIRRQGKGVAILAFGSLLAPALGAGDKLNATVANMRFIKPLDVELVKQLAASHDALVTVEEGCIMGGAGAAVSEALAAAGIDKPVLHLGLPDRFIDHGDAAQLLAQCGLDAQGIAQSIAQRFGKDQPKLVVNNA; the protein is encoded by the coding sequence ATGCTCCTCACTACCATCAACGACCCGGCCGACCTGCGCCGCCTGTCCCGCCATCAATTGAAGCCGCTGGCTGAAGAGCTGCGCGGTTTCCTGCTGGACTCGGTGTCCAAGACCGGGGGCCATTTGTCCTCCAACCTGGGCACGGTCGAGCTGACCATCGCGCTGCATTACGTCTTCAACACTCCCGAAGACCGCATCGTCTGGGATGTGGGCCATCAGACCTATCCGCACAAGATCCTCACCGGCCGGCGCGAACGCATGGCCACGCTGCGCCAGCAAGAAGGCATCTCCGGCTTCCCGCGCCGCATCGAAAGCCAATACGACACCTTCGGCACCGCGCATTCCTCGACCTCGATCTCGGCTGCGCTGGGCATGGCCCTGGCCGCGAAGACGCAGGGCTCGGACCGGCATGCGATTGCCGTCATCGGCGACGGCGCCATGACTGCCGGCATGGCCTTCGAAGCGCTCAACAATGCGGGCGTGCATGAGGACATCAACCTGCTGGTGATCCTCAACGACAACGACATGTCGATCTCGCCGCCGGTGGGTGCGCTCAACCGCTACCTGGCACGCCTGATGTCGGGCAAGTTCTACGCCACGGCGCGTGACGTAGGCAAGTCGGTGCTCCCTGGCCCCGTGCTGGAACTGGCCAAGCGCCTGGAAGAACATGCCAAGGGCATGGTGGTCCCGGCCACCATGTTCGAGGAATTCGGCTTCAACTACATCGGCCCCATCGATGGCCATGACCTCGATTCGCTGATTCCCACGCTGCAGAACCTGAAGAACCTGAAGGGGCCGCAGTTCCTGCACGTGGTCACCAAGAAGGGACAAGGCTACAAGCTGGCCGAGGCCGATCCGGTGCTGTACCACGGCCCCGGCAAGTTCAACCCCAGCGAAGGCATCAAGCCCAGCGCGGGCGGCAAGCTGACTTACACCCAGGTCTTCGGCGAATGGCTGTGCGACATGGCCGCCGCCGATGACAGGCTGGTCGGCATCACCCCCGCCATGCGCGAGGGCTCGGGCATGGTGGGCTTTGAAAAGAAATTCCCCAATCGCTACTACGATGTGGGCATCGCCGAACAGCACGCCGTCACCTTCGCCGCCGGCATGGCCTGCGAGGGCATGAAGCCGGTGGTGGCGATTTACTCGACCTTCCTGCAGCGCGCCTACGATCAGCTGATCCACGACGTGGCCCTGCAGAATCTGGACGTGACCTTCGCGCTGGACCGCGCCGGCCTGGTCGGTGCCGATGGTGCCACCCACGCGGGCAATTACGATCTGGCCTTCCTGCGCTGCATTCCCAACATGGTGGTGATGGCCGCCTCCGATGAGGATGAGTGCCGCAAGATGCTCTCCACCGCCTATCAGTATCCCGGCCCGGCTTCGGTGCGCTATCCGCGCGGTGCCGGCATCGGCGCGGCAGTGGACAAGACCCTGGAAACCCTGCCGCTGGGCAAGGGTGAAATCCGCCGCCAGGGCAAGGGCGTGGCCATCCTGGCCTTCGGCAGCCTGCTGGCGCCGGCCCTGGGGGCGGGCGACAAGCTCAATGCCACGGTCGCCAACATGCGCTTCATCAAGCCGCTGGATGTGGAACTGGTCAAGCAGCTGGCCGCCTCGCACGATGCGCTGGTGACGGTGGAAGAGGGCTGCATCATGGGCGGCGCCGGCGCGGCCGTCTCGGAGGCATTGGCCGCAGCCGGCATCGACAAGCCGGTGCTGCACCTGGGCCTGCCGGACCGCTTCATCGATCATGGCGATGCGGCGCAACTGCTGGCGCAGTGCGGACTGGATGCCCAGGGCATCGCCCAGTCCATCGCCCAGCGCTTTGGCAAGGATCAGCCCAAGCTGGTGGTCAACAACGCCTGA